A stretch of the Theileria equi strain WA chromosome 1, complete sequence genome encodes the following:
- a CDS encoding hydrolase, alpha/beta fold domain containing protein (encoded by transcript BEWA_024990A) gives MSETFSSLEEPTSVPEEENGEASIEWCIKNGYKIPKWLLNCNIKCPFVKGKIFQGVHGPINYSVAGNPNGSLVLTFHGYNASHTTFATYQNVLSKNGFLVVAFDLYGHGLSGYPRYKIFGDTFTPKYYVDQADELINHLGYKDRKLSIIGLSMGACLAAAYCERYPKNVERLILISPAGLIPKKPVRVRLLKYIQCCIPCASCCVCRCCFSRYTHVPKRKQEQIVSDDEDDEYHDTVSVDLSAIDVTNTDSSGIENSEKYATLSPTMNRMLWSLFVTRRALSNILGIVNRMPLWTSHDLYTRVGELNKQTLILFGENDTLTPPQSAEILSKLFKNSHTIVFPNSDHLLSFKRPIEVVSTCLAFLGIPSNERIANYTRWLPFDSAGNYIPKSDREINYDFEDDNGQDEQHLGSSGGTMEETDVPNPPLSALSTFRFFNTRMSPFPNVGNLLIGEELTKQKVPLVVVTQLENL, from the exons ATGAGTGAGACGTTCAGTAGTCTAGAAGAGCCTACGAGTGTAccagaagaagaaaatggaGAAGCTTCTATCGAATGGTGTATAAAAAACGGATACAAGATACCCAAATGGCTTTTAAATTGTAATATAAAGTGTCCCTTTGTAAAGGGAAAAATATTTCAGGGTGTACATGGACCCATTAATTACTCGGTAGCAGGAAATCCAAATGGTTCACTG GTTTTAACTTTTCACGGATATAATGCTAGTCATACTACCTTTGCAACGTATCAAAATGTACTCTCAAAGAATGGCTTCTTGGTTGTTGCCTTTG ATCTATATGGCCATGGGCTGAGTGGATATCCGCgatacaaaatatttggtGATACATTTACTCCAAAATACTATGTAGACCAAGCAGATGAATTGATAAATCACCTTGGCTACAAAGATAGGAAGCTTTCTATAATTGGTCTTTCAATGGGAGCGTGCTTAGCGGCTGCATATTGTGAACGATATCCAAAAAATGTCGAAAGATTAATACTGATTTCACCCGCTGGTCTAATTCCAAAAAAACCAGTAAGAGTTCGACTCCTAAAGTATATTCAATGCTGCATACCATGCGCATCCTGTTGCGTTTGTAGGTGTTGTTTTTCTAGATATACCCACGTGCCAAAGCGTaaacag GAACAAATCGTTTCAGACgatgaggatgatgaatatCACGACACAGTTTCTGTAGATTTGTCTGCTATCGATGTAACCAATACTGATTCATCTGGAATTGAAAATTCTGAAAAGTATGCGACTCTAAGTCCAACAATGAATAGAATGCTGTGGAGTCTATTTGTAACAAGGAGAGCTTTATCCAATATTTTGGGTATAGTAAACCGAATGCCTCTATGGACAAGTCATGATTTATACACACGTGTCGGCGAACTGAACAAGCAGACACTTATACTCTTTGGAGAAAACGATACACTTACTCCTCCACAAAGTGCTGAGATACTATCAAAATTATTCAAGAATTCACACACAATTGTATTCCCGAATTCGGATCACTTGTTATCATTCAAAAGGCCAATAGAAGTTGTAAGTACATGTCTTGCCTTTTTAGGCATCCCGAGCAATGAAAGAATTGCAAATTACACAAGATGGTTGCCGTTTGATTCGGCAGGTAACTATATACCAAAGTCTGACAGGGAGATTAACTATGATTTTGAAGATGACAATGGCCAAGACGAGCAGCATCTTGGATCTTCCGGGGGTACAATGGAAGAAACTGATGTACCAAATCCACCACTTTCTGCGCTTAGCAccttcagattctttaaTACCAGAATGTCCCCGTTCCCAAACGTGGGCAACCTTTTAATTGGGGAAGAACTTACCAAGCAGAAGGTGCCACTTGTCGTGGTTACACAACTTGAGAATCTGTGA
- a CDS encoding cleavage stimulation factor subunit 1, putative (encoded by transcript BEWA_024960A) encodes MVETDKLFFYEAVVQQLLDDGLEDAAEIVKSKMKVEPNTMLRKDHLYDIFNKSAYLSSRTILEADLEEEERDKTRGLTRLKEVLDEYESLPIEKQHKYKVMAYNNFAEFQNFKPCRCIAQSNDSSVVAIGGVSGYLHVTPFVDANDQISKRKPNGMCTTRLNGHIEQVDALDFHPRRTILASGGIDCNIIFHEINASNGFIYSTSELQKINDYFNIRCLKFHPCGDFLFAGTSNSILRLYDVVTAKCYTSRQTLHQHQGGGINSCDVNSAGSLFFTAGSDGSVALWDGKTLEAIHIMESIHGGVPVISVKCDPYSRYILSSGLNGTTKLVDLRMRKELHSFGFERKNSIRTYSTFLHNFQYFITFSVLSDNKSNRSEAIVYSIENAAVEMDITKALGTAPIWDAIASHDEMSIITVAEDCKCQIINFYDPTQ; translated from the exons ATGGTAGAAACCGATAAGCTTTTTTTCTACGAGGCTGTAGTCCAGCAGCTGCTAGACGATGG GCTGGAAGATGCAGCTGAAATAGTGAAGTCTAAAATGAAGGTTGAACCGAATACCATGCTACGAAAAGATCATTTGTAtgatatttttaacaaGTCTGCCTATTTATCCTCAAGAACAATATTGGAAGCAGAccttgaggaagaagaacGGGATAAGACTAG GGGATTAACTAGACTTAAGGAAGTACTCGATGAATATGAGAGTTTGCCAATTGAAAAGCAGcataaatataaagttATGGCGTACAATAACTTCGCAGAATTTCAAAACTTTAAG CCTTGCCGTTGTATTGCACAGTCTAACGATAGCTCCGTCGTGGCTATTGGTGGAGTTTCTGGATATCTACACGTTACTCCATTTGTAGATGCAAATGATCAAATATCAAAGAG GAAACCAAATGGAATGTGCACTACCCGTCTTAATGGTCATATTGAACAAGTTGATGCTTTAGATTTCCATCCTAGAAG GACTATATTGGCATCTGGTGGTATTGATTGTAATATTATATTCCATGAAATAAATGCCTCGAATGGATTTATTTATTCCACATCTGAATTAC AGAAAATTAACGATTATTTTAATATTCGCTGTCTTAAATTCCACCCCTGTGGAGATTTTCTCTTTGCTGGGACTTCAAACTCAATTTTAAGGCTTTATGACGTTGTGACGGCAAAATGCTACACATCCAGACAAACTTTGCATCAGCACCAAGGTGGAGGTATAAATAGTTGTGATGTGAATTCCGCTGGGTCTCTATTCTTCACTGCTGGAAGTGATGGATCAGTTGCACTTTGGGATGGAAAAACTCTGGAGGCCATACATATCATGGAAAGTATTCACGGGGGTGTGCCCGTTATTTCCGTAAAGTGCGATCCTTACAGTCGTTACATATTATCGAGTGGATTAAATGGAACCACTAAACTTGTAGATCTGAGAATGAGAAAGGAG TTACACAGTTTTGGATTCGAGCGTAAGAATTCTATAAGGACGTATTCCACGTTTTTGCACAATTTCCAGTATTTTATCACATTTTCTGTCTTATCTGATA ACAAGTCGAACCGTTCTGAGGCCATAGTATACTCCATAGAAAATGCTGCCGTAGAGATGGATATAACAAAAGCTCTTGGAAC GGCGCCAATTTGGGACGCCATAGCTTCTCATGATGAAATGTCCATAATTACAGTTGCGGAAGATTGCAA GTGCCAAATTATAAACTTTTATGATCCAACACAGTGA
- a CDS encoding hypothetical protein (encoded by transcript BEWA_025000A), with protein sequence MPYSSLYIYTLVMSLFYTSLGGIPKSFSLIANFQRLQLRYKTVKVSAYKRTSRSSPTGQTVKAHIGIKKLSAEYVRPGDLLVKQRKYIAHNPNVTRNRHFKIYPGENVRVAPKTTSLFSLVSGRVKYTHDVLKDVKIVNVLPEPPDELLREDLWRYRTEHVTSLQDNCALVWRRIKSAYYMSDRYPLLNPPTKPPPRPKFFSKDDQWENPLYGDVPLNYRFPPKLNTSKYMYMLQLVAKVLSK encoded by the coding sequence ATGCCTTATTCTTcactttacatttacacACTAGTAATGTCTTTATTTTACACATCTCTAGGTGGAATTCCAAAGAGTTTTTCCCTTATCGCAAACTTTCAAAGGCTTCAGTTACGCTATAAAACTGTAAAGGTATCAGCTTATAAGAGGACATCAAGATCCTCTCCTACGGGTCAAACAGTAAAGGCTCATATCGGTATTAAAAAACTTTCTGCGGAATATGTTAGACCTGGAGATTTACTGGTCAAACAACGAAAATATATAGCTCACAACCCAAATGTGACTCGGAATAGGCATTTTAAGATTTATCCCGGCGAAAACGTTAGGGTTGCTCCAAAGACTACAAgtttattctctctggTATCGGGAAGAGTGAAATATACTCATGATGTTCTAAAGGATGTAAAGATTGTAAACGTTTTACCAGAACCCCCGGATGAGCTTCTAAGGGAGGACTTGTGGAGGTACAGAACGGAGCATGTCACTAGTTTGCAAGACAATTGCGCGTTGGTATGGCGCAGAATAAAAAGCGCCTACTATATGAGCGATCGCTATCCGCTATTGAATCCTCCCACCAAACCACCTCCAAGACCAAAATTCTTCTCTAAAGATGACCAATGGGAGAACCCACTGTATGGAGACGTTCCCTTAAACTATCGCTTTCCACCAAAGTTAAATACTAGTAAATATATGTACATGTTACAATTAGTCGCAAAGGTATTGTCGAAGTGA
- a CDS encoding hypothetical protein (encoded by transcript BEWA_025010A) produces the protein MANSPVNDSPRSRKAQDYRALLNIEIFRNLHRNVLNVASSHLVSSSDTVDALKQVAELLIWGDVNNSEGIFEYFCEENLMEYMTGVLSKSTSRAVRIQLVQTISMLIYNIQNKRTLYYLLSNNYINGLISVPEMYSGGDVSSWTVSLLKTLSGLLDATTIKFFFLEKKDAFPLLDQSAKFLSSSDGMKRAHVMTIILNILKVRDASVTRYIIKRSKILTQLPLFLRQCWCRLNRYVKRGSLHTMGKAEESILVECDDALCFLQEIMDLEIKKINKVLLVRLFNICFIPLMKRILKTSDIEISLLKTLKPPTRFDANYFRDIYQDLCTEMGLTSIYAHNKTEIFSGGVALDSPSRDSAAKEPVTSKSIDDGQFTPRSESSTPRETPQLSLHSSSLLPNVAYFLLTISLRSARRIELHRPLLLLLLCPTAPKGLLMEIHDNESISVPGTPKERLLTADSLHQLDDPGFYDRLVEWEKKVFEGVDVSSRSENGAQSMEDISPVCFYDDKDHVCNIIMGEFIYEALSALPISDSRLIMLLTLLAKLQDDYIKNTRKLQDLSSHVTSMSCTYPEEEIQGDDIADIDYNNTFMEAKDDKHKHSATTGLQDLEVSGNDTSVMEEDLDDESPSMYTPLDSMELEESRYVEHADSLVMHNLELSVDDMQVSFDAQLSLESPKDPPEVETDYSDFSEPSDPLADHELKSFVLLPSDDNGLQLYLQIWNAISRHLTSVTLRVPVVRLAVTVTIDYINFLSTLEPQHVFGLKMFIDELRFHLDASLDVLRVHVLNSLESNNMSQLSIFFDEWVRFSKTSYVTNFLHFVQAIYEATLFTDTVVTTSQEDGKKESLASWIFRESRISAKRAASLFIRSNGMQQVETPRSTSNSSWKITDSPENIYRRHVQVALLIRELYQHLNRINSLPMSESSPSSTPNGSTKENSVYYSCPLFHNNWDVLHTETGIPLALGVELPLEKFQVFPCTMTNSGDKVRLLYSHMCFLEGTFICNS, from the exons ATGGCGAACAGCCCCGTAAATGACTCACCCAGAAGTCGCAAAGCGCAGGATTATAGAGCACTGCTAAATATAGAGATTTTCAG AAATTTACACCGAAATGTACTCAATGTAGCATCATCGCACTTGGTATCCTCAAGTGATACCGTAGATGCCCTAAAACAGGTCGCCGAACTCCTAATTTGGGGGGATGTAAACAATAGCGAAGGGATATTTGA ATACTTTTGTGAGGAAAACTTGATGGAATACATGACTGGAGTACTGTCCAAATCGACCTCTAGAGCAGTACGAATACAATTGGTCCAGACAATTTCGATGCTCATTTACAACATTCAAAACAAACGGACATTGTACTATCTGTTATCCAATAATTACATCAACGGACTAATATCAGTACCGGAAATGTATTCCGGAGGGGATGTGAGCAGTTGGACGGTATCCCTTTTGAAGACGCTTTCTGGTCTCTTGGACGCAACGACTATCAAGTTCTTCTTTCTGGAAAAGAAAGATGCATTTCCCCTATTAGATCAGTCGGCAAAATTCCTGTCTAGTAGTGATGGCATGAAAAGGGCCCATGTCATGACTATTATCTTGAATATATTAAAAGTAAGGGATGCCTCTGTTACGCGGTACATTATTAAAAGGTCAAAGATTTTAACCCAATTGCCCCTATTTTTAAGGCAGTGTTGGTGCAGACTAAATAGGTATGTAAAGAGGGGAAGCTTGCACACAATGGGTAAGGCGGAAGAAAGTATTTTAGTTGAATGTGATGATGCCCTTTGTTTCTTGCAAGAAATTATGGATTTGGAAATCAAAAAAATCAATAAGGTGCTCTTGGTTCGTCTGTTTAACATCTGCTTTATTCCCTTAATGAAGAGAATCTTGAAAACTTCGGATATTGAGATATCTTTGTTAAAAACTTTGAAGCCACCAACAAGATTTGATGCAAACTACTTTCGTGACATATACCAAGATCTCTGCACAGAAATGGGATTGACGTCAATTTATGCACATAATAAAACAGAAATATTCTCGGGTGGTGTGGCGCTTGATTCTCCATCCAGAGACTCTGCAGCAAAGGAACCTGTAACCTCAAAATCTATTGATGATGGACAATTTACACCACGTTCCGAATCATCTACCCCAAGAGAGACACCACAGCTTTCTCTTCATTCCTCATCTCTTTTACCAAATGTAGCATACTTTCTTCTTACAATTTCACTTCGTTCTGCTAGAAGAATTGAATTGCATAGACCACTTTTGTTACTATTGTTATGTCCAACAGCTCCAAAAGGACTGTTGATGGAAATACATGATAATGAATCCATTTCAGTTCCAGGTACACCAAAGGAACGTTTATTGACCGCTGACTCTCTACACCAGCTAGATGATCCAGGATTTTACGATCGTTTGGTCGAGTGGGAAAAAAAGGTTTTTGAGGGAGTTGATGTTTCCTCACGCTCAGAAAATGGAGCACAATCCATGGAGGATATTTcaccagtttgtttttatgatgataaagatcATGTATGTAATATAATAATGGGAGAATTTATTTATGAAGCTCTATCGGCACTTCCAATATCGGATTCACGTTTAATAATGTTACTTACGCTATTGGCGAAATTACAAGATGATTATATTAAAAACACGCGTAAGCTACAAGACCTGTCATCGCATGTCACATCAATGTCTTGCACGTAtcctgaagaagaaattcAAGGAGATGATATTGCAGATATTGATTATAACAATACATTTATGGAGGCTAAGGATGATAAACATAAACATTCTGCAACTACAGGCTTACAAGATTTGGAGGTTTCTGGAAATGACACATCTGTCATGGAGGAGGATTTAGATGATGAATCTCCTAGCATGTACACTCCACTAGATTCTATGGAGCTTGAAGAATCAAGATATGTGGAACATGCAGATTCCTTAGTTATGCATAATTTGGAGTTATCAGTGGATGACATGCAAGTATCTTTTGATGCACAGTTGTCTCTAGAGTCTCCAAAGGATCCGCCTGAGGTGGAAACAGATTACTCTGATTTCTCAGAACCCTCCGACCCTTTGGCAGACCATGAATTAAAATCTTTTGTTTTGCTTCCAAGCGATGATAACGGATTGCAACTATATTTGCAGATTTGGAACGCAATATCTAGACATCTAACATCGGTGACTTTGAGAGTCCCGGTTGTTCGATTGGCAGTAACTGTTACCATTGACTATATCAACTTTTTAAGCACCCTTGAACCACAGCACGTCTTTGGACTAAAAATGTTTATTGATGAACTGAGGTTTCATTTGGATGCCTCTTTAGATGTGTTACGCGTTCACGTGCTCAATTCGCTCGAGTCAAACAATATGTCACAACTctctatattttttgaCGAATGGGTACGCTTTTCTAAAACTAGTTACGTGACAAATTTTTTGCATTTTGTTCAAGCTATTTATGAAGCTACACTCTTTACGGATACAGTAGTTACAACCTCTCAagaagatggtaaaaaggAATCTTTGGCATCTTGGATCTTTAGAGAAAGTAGGATTTCCGCAAAACGTGCAGCTTCTCTTTTTATTAGAAGCAATGGTATGCAACAAGTAGAAACACCAAGGAGTACAAGCAATTCTTCGTGGAAAATCACCGATTCTCctgaaaatatttatagaaGGCATGTTCAGGTTGCCCTTTTGATACGTGAATTATATCAACATTTAAATCGCATAAACAGTCTACCAATGTCGGAATCTAGTCCTTCATCAACACCAAATGGTTCCACAAAGGAAAATAGTGTATATTATTCATGTCCTCTTTTTCACAACAATTGGGATGTATTACACACTGAAACAGGCATACCCTTAGCTTTGGGAGTAGAATTGCCCTTGGAAAAATTCCAGGTTTTCCCATGCACAATGACTAATAGCGGAGACAAGGTAAGACTTTTGTATTCTCACATGTGTTTTTTAGAAGGAACGTTTATTTGTAATTCATGA
- a CDS encoding DNAj domain containing protein (encoded by transcript BEWA_025020A): MEEREKHSSLSGNVADYLNKRNNFLKKSELTYYEVLEVEKDCTPEDIRHAFYHFARIFHPDKSGNSKYSWVFNEIKNAYDVLSNEYKRSSYDFENGFINSEDIQEKLTSIGDAMKQLYYTFINEKADAYINSVYHEFTHKGLVIKRALFGDLSLVDPNLLSSTETINVKRLQGPYIDVTVQLQVLIQNGVLHLNSGNFSSFAYLPGFYNPLHFDQHRQDSEAQLYVLYLFNDNVHEVTVSDKNPISLPMKSHMVYGAYIKGPYPLANLDRLEFCSVCIA, encoded by the exons ATGGAGGAGAGAGAGAAACATTCATCTCTATCTGGGAATGTCGCCGATTACCTCAATAAAAGGAATAATTTTCTTAAAAAGTCTGAGTTGACTTACTATGAAGTTTTGGAAGTGGAAAAAGATTGCACCCCGGAGGATATCAGACACGCCTTTTATCATTTTGCTCGTATATTTCACCCAGATAA ATCTGGAAACTCCAAATACTCGTGGGTATTCAATGAGATAAAGAATGCATATGATGTCCTATCTAACGAATATAAGAGATCATCCTATGATTTTGAGAATGGATTCATTAACTCTGAGGATATCCAGGAGAAGTTAACCTCCATAGGTGATGCCATGAAGCAACTATACTACACCTTTATCAATGAGAAGGCTGATGCTTACATTAACTCCGTCTATCACGAATTTACTCACAAAG GTCTTGTAATAAAAAGGGCATTGTTTGGTGATTTGTCCTTGGTTGATCCAAATTTACTCTCATCAACGGAAACCATAAATGTTAAACGGTTGCAGGGACCTTATATTGACGTGACAGTACAGCTACAGGTCCTAATACAAAACGGTGTATTGCATTTGAACTCTGGaaacttttcttcctttgctTATTTGCCAGGATTTTACAATCCACTTCATTTT GATCAGCATAGACAAGACTCAGAGGCACAACTTTATGTTTTGTACCTCTTTAAT GACAACGTACATGAGGTGACCGTATCTGACAAGAATCCAATATCTCTGCCAATGAAATCGCACATGGTCTATGGAGCTTACATTAAGGGACCATATCCACTCGCGAATCTGGACCGTTTGGAGTTTTG CTCAGTGTGTATCGCCTAA
- a CDS encoding hypothetical protein (encoded by transcript BEWA_024980A) produces the protein MFVQCVKGHSQKRIQDSLDLVKASDLDNLSANVETLMDVLAKVEHISFINLGDVFGSVMCQSVFDTVHQCCVKNFIAAAKMRGVNTGLNVSKTRKCEETIIHGEMERLKTFLEMQEKDICVVQTAF, from the exons ATGTTCGTGCAGTGTGTAAAAGGGCATAGTCAAAAGAGGATCCAAG ATTCCCTAGACCTTGTAAAGGCAAGTGACTTGGATAATCTCAGCGCTAACGTCGAAACGCTGATGGATGTGCTAGCCAAGGTTGAACACATTTCCTTCATAAATCTCGGAGACGTGTTTGGCAGCGTAATGTGTCAAAGCGTCTTTGATACTGTACACCAGTGCTGTGTAAAGAACTTTATCGCAGCAGCAAAAATGCGAGGTGTAAATACTGGACTTAATGTTTCGAAAACGCGCAAGTGCGAGGAGACCATCATTCACGGGGAGATGGAAAGGTTGAAAACGTTCTTAGAAATGCaggaaaaggatatttGTGTAGTTCAGACTGCGTTTTGA
- a CDS encoding hypothetical protein (encoded by transcript BEWA_024970A), translating into MNKMVSHSNISGLGRHNHTAKVHKASQSSSAVDSGEADEFTPTAEFYQSRFKVVSFFRGLEVLLVSVLSFVVFVSPKIQRGDDVLDKLLDLDAFLRERFLLLLQFYRKCPLVLHLATLFRGESGKIFRLVAKTFPQYKSKLSFIYSYNTINFWLSGFVFFTFFFLYELFVNFVDNLVLWYESKMANTYCTNMIHPSRFHDKEFTEREVSKLLHSSEYLDLKARRFGLGPEAWNWQLRKSIYGSANRAPSQSTNDSTDHESDLE; encoded by the exons ATGAACAAAATGGTTTCACACTCGAATATTTCTGGTCTTGGTAGACACAATCACACAGCTAAGGTCCACAAGGCTTCACAGTCCTCCAGTGCCGTTGATTCTGGAGAAGCAGATGAGTTCACACCAACTGCTGAATTCTATCAGTCTCGTTTTAAGGTTGTCAGCTTCTTTCGCGGTTTGGAAGTTTTATTGGTCTCAGTTCTCTCCTTCGTAG TCTTCGTTTCACCAAAGATTCAAAGAGGAGATGATGTCTTGGATAAGCTTTTAGATCTTGATGCATTCCTAAGGGAGAGGTTCTTGTTGTTACTTCAATTTTACAGAAAGTGTCCTCTGGTATTGCATTTAGCAACTTTGTTCAGGGGCGAATCTGGAAAGATTTTCAGATTAGTGGCAAAGACCTTCCCTCAGTACAAATCCAAATTATCCTTCATATATTCGTACAACACCATCAACTTTTGGCTCTCCGGATTTGTTTTCTTCACCTTCTTTTTCCTTTACGAGctttttgtaaattttgtgGATAACTTGGTACTATGGTATGAATCTAAAATGGCAAATACTTATTGTACAAATATGATACACCCGTCACGCTTTCACGATAAGGAGTTTACAGAAAGGGAGGTATCTAAGCTCCTGCACAGCAGTGAGTACCTTGACCTTAAGGCACGCAGATTTGGTCTCGGTCCAGAAGCATGGAACTGGCAGCTACGTAAATCAATATATGGAAGTGCCAATAGAGCACCATCGCAAAGTACGAATGACTCAACAGACCATGAATCCGACCTAGAATAA